Within the Petrotoga miotherma DSM 10691 genome, the region CTCGTCCAATAACCTTGATTCTGTTTCTCTGTTGGTTCTCCCATAAATCCAGGAAATCCTGCTTTATGAATCTTAGAAAACCAATAGAGATTATCATAAGTCACTCCTATTGATTTTTGTTCTCCAAATTGGGTAAATAATCCAGCTTTAGGAGACCCTCTCTTTATAACAATCTCATTCCTAAAATTCTCCTCACCAAAAATCTCATTCATCAAAAGCCTGACATACATATTCCCATTATAGTCACATCTGACAAAAATACTTCCTTTATTATTCAAAATATCCTTTGATAACAGCAACCTATTTTCAAGCAAAGTTATCCAACTGCTATCTTTATACTTCACTGAATAGAAATAATCTGCATCTTGATCCTTATTAAACGGCGGATCAATATATATAGTCTGTACTTTTTCTTTGAATTTAGGAAGAATTGTGTTTAGTGCTTGATAGTTTTCGCTCTTTATAAGCCAACCATCTAAGGAATTATCTAAATCATCAAAAAGATCTAAAATCTTGAGTTCTAAATCTTTGAAATATTTAGTGTCAATTGGGAGATGTTTATACTTTTCAGTTAATTGTTTCCCTGTTATACTGTTTTCTAAAATATTGTTTTTGTTAAGCTCTTTATCTACAATCCCTAACTCTTTCCATTCTTTTACTTGTTCTTCAAATCCTTCATGGTTCATTATCTTTTCTACAATTTCTATATCTTTCTGGGCTATCCTGTCAAGAGTTATCACATAATTAGAATTTAAAACAAACTTTGGCTTGTTCCATATTTTTACTAACTCATCTTCAAATTGTGAAATAAAATCTATTATCTTAAACGCTATGTCTTTCAGTACTTGCAATTCTTTTATTCTTTCTTCTGTCCATTCACTCTCTCCAGAAAAAACGTACTGATATAACCAAATATTAAACTGTTCTTTCAAAAATTCTTTTGCATTCTTGTTTATAAAGTAATCTACTTCACTTTGTTTTTCAAAGACTCTGAAGGCTTTATTTAACTCCTCTTCAGTTGTTGTTATCCCTTCTTTTTTCAAGGACCTTAAAATATCATCGATCTTTGTTTTCTTTCCTCTTTCTGAGTATAATACATTGAAAAACATCATTCCATCTTTTCTTCCTTCTTTAAACTCGTATATTATTTCTCTTTTTTCATTCGCTTTTTTATACTCTAATGTCGAAACATCAAAATAATACTTGTGATCGTCTATTTCTACTTCTAAATTTTTGAATAATCTATCTGTTTTAACATAATATAGCATGTGTGTTTTCCAGAATAAGATAACATCTTTATCGTCTGTATATACCTTTTCGTAGACATTTTGATGAAATGGTGTGTACCTGAAGTAGATTGAACCTGTTTCAGAGAAGTAGCGATTGAAAAATGTATAAAGTTTATCAAATAATTCTCCCCTGAACTTAGGAAATGGTTTTAAGGCATCATCTATATCCTTTTTAAGTTGTGGGAATACTCCCTTTTTGTAGTAATTTGATTTGATTCTCATTAAATTAATATATCCTGATTCTCCTTCTACCTTTGCCCCAACAAAAATGTCTTCCAATGCATCGAAAAATTTAATTTCTTCTTTAGTCATATTGCTCGCTCCTTTTAATTTTAACGGTAATTAACTTTACTATTCTAAGCATTTAACAGATTTCTTTTATGTACTTTTTATGTTCTTTTTATAAATTATAACATTAAGCTATTTTATAATAAAAAATTATTAGTGAAATACTTTAAAAAAAGATATCACTCCTCATAAAAAAAGAGTGATATCTTCAACAATACAATTACAGTATAGATACTTCTGATGAGTAACGGATCATCCTATTACAACTATTTTAACAATTCTTTTAGTTCTTCTATTGTTATTTCTAACAAGTTATCCCCTATGTAATCTAGCGTTTTCTCATTGGCTTTTCTTATTTTCTCTTTTATCTCTTCAGTTAATTGGTTGCCAAATCTTTTGCTTAATATTCTAATTGCAAATTCAATTTTGCCTTTTCTTTCACCTTCTCTTTTACCTTTTTCCACGCCTTCTTCAAATAATGAGGCTCCTATCTTTGTCATTCGTATCACCTCTTTCAGTTTGTTTAGATACTCTTCCCTTACATAATTGTCTGAGAACCCTAATAACGATCCTATTACCGCTTCTTTTTTGTTTTCATCTGGTATCTCAATCGCTAACTCTAACGCCTCTTTTGTCACTTCTTCTTCGCTTTTTTCGTTTCTCATCAAGGGTAAGAATACTAAATCCATTAAGTCTTTATCCGTTAGTGGTTCTCCTTTTTCTATCTTTCCTTTTATTTCTTTGTACCTTTTTATTCCATCGTATTTTATCATGAATACTTGTAAAACTTTATATTTATTTGATCCCATGTCCAATTCATTTTCTGCACTTTCGTATTTCCCTGAGTATATTACTACCGTGTTTATCTTTCTTCTTTCTTTTTGGTATAACGCTATGTCGTATTGTGCAAATCTTAGTAAGTCTGCCTTCTTCCACGTAGTTTGAAATTCTAAGTGTAACAGTGAGTTGTCTTCTAGTTCGAATACAAAATCCATGTTTCTGTCTGATACGTTTATTACCGGTAGTTCTGTTGGTTTTACTGAGATTATCTTTGGTAAGTTCAGTTCATAATATTTGAGGGTTTCATCTTTGAATAGTTCCGACATCTTTTTGAAGATAATGTCCTGACGGTTGCGAGTTATGTTGGTGCCTTTCATCAGCTCCCACCTTTTGGTTACACGATAGTTTGTTGAACTAGTTATATTATACCATATGTTTTTGTTAACGCCCCTTCTCTCTGCAGCCCGCCTATAAAATTGGCAAGTATTTTCTCTGTTAATTTGATTATACCATTTATTTGTTTAACTATACTAATGATTGTAGAAATTTTGACAAATTACCTTTTATAACTTGACTTTTGCTTAATACTAAACTAGAATATAAATAATGAGTGTGATTTTATCAAATATAGTCTTTGGAGGAAAATATGGAAAATAACGGTTTTAAAAGTGGTTTCGTGGCCTTGGCTGGAAAGCCTAACGTAGGAAAATCAACATTGATAAACGCTTTGATGGGTCAAAAAGTGGTCATTGTTTCTGACAAACCACAAACTACAAGAAATAGAGTAAACTGCATATTAACGGAAGATCATTACCAAATAGTTTTTGTCGACACACCGGGTATTCACAAACCTATAAGAAAAATCGGGGAATACATGGTCAATATCGCAATAAATGCATTGAAAGGCGTTGACCTAATACTTTTTATAATCGATACAAAGGATGGTTTAAGAAATTCAGATTTAAGAGTTGCTGAAATAGTCGATAAATCAAAAATTCCTACCATTCTTCTTGTGAACAAAGTTGATCTAATAAAAGATAAAGAGAAAATTAACCTGATGACTGAAAAAATACAAAGTTTGTCTTCAAATATAGTTAAAACCATTGAAATTTCCGCTTTAACAGGTAAAAATCTTTCTGAATTAAAACAAAGTATTATAGATTTATTACCCGAAGGTCCACAATACTACCCAGAAGATATGATCACCGATAAACCGTCAAGGTTCATCATTTCTGAGTTAATTCGGGAAAAAATCTTTCATTTAACAAAGGAAGAGATTCCTCATTCAAGCGGTGTAGTTATAGAAGAACTGAAAGAAAGAGAGAATGGCGTTTTGTACGTAAGAGCAGAAATTTATGTTGAAAAGAAAAGTCAGAAACCTATTATAATAGGTAAAAACGGAAGTATGATTAAAAAGATCGGCCAATTGGCAAGACAAGACATCGAAGAACTTTTTGAAAGAAAAGTCTACCTCGATCTTTACGTAAAGGTTCGTGACAAATGGAGAGACAATGAAAATATTTTAAATAACATTATGGAATACAAAGTAGAAGAAATAAAAGATTGAAAATAGACTGCTGTGTGCAATTTAATCAATTCTAAAAGCCTTGTCAGCTTCTATAATCTCCTTCGCAACATCAACTAACTTTTTGTTGGAATTTCTACTCTTTTTTTGCAAAAATTTCATAGATTCTTCTTCATTCAATCGTAATCTTTCCATAATGATACCTTTGGCTTTTTCTATTAATTTCCTTGATTCCAAAGTTTCTTTGGTTACTTCTAATTCATTTTTTAAACTCTTAATATCCTCAAATCTAGAAAGAGCGATTTCAATTTCGGCTTTCAAATCTGATTCATCTATTGGCTTTATTAGATATCCCAATACTCCCAGATTTTTTGCTCTATCGATCAATTCTTCATCATCGTAACCGCTTACAATTAATGTAGGAATAAAAACCTTCTCACTTATCCTTCTTAATGCCTCCAAACCATCCATAACAGGTAGATTGATATCAGCTATAATCAAATCAGGCTTTTTTTCTAAAGCTAATTTGACCAACTCTTTACCGTTTGTAGCTTCTCCTATTACTTTACATCCTAAATTTTCTAAGTTGCTTTTTAACCCCATTAAAATTAGGTATTCATCCTCGGCGATCAGTACCTTCAAGTCCTTCATTGTTTTACCCCCAACATCTTTAAATTTTCTCCATTTCTTCGATGGAAATATTCTTACTAATCTGTTTTACTGGGATCCTAATTCGTACTTTGGCACCATTAGCACTTTCTACATATATCTCCCCATTTAGCTGTTTGGTAACTATAGAATATACAATCGATAGACCAAGCCCCTGAGTATTTTGAATATCGAAATTTTGCGGGAAACCTACTCCGTTATCTGAAATCACTAGTTTTATTGATTCATTATCGAATTTTGAAATAATAGTAATCTCACCATTTTCTTTACCAACAAAAGCATACTTTAGACTGTTAGTAACCAGCTCATTCACCACCAAAGCTATCGCAGAGGCCTTGCTATATGAAACGAAAATATCGTCCAATTCAAAGTTAAATTTAGTCTCTTCTCTTGTACTGCTCATAAATTTGACTATCTTAGTTATCATCTCTTTGAGATTGATAATACTTCTACCCAATTTATCTTTTGACAACAAATCATGGACTGCGGCTATACTTTTTATCTTCGACATTAAATCATCGAGCATCTCTATTACATCTTTTCTCGAATCTTTTTTATTGGACATCTTATACAAAGACATCAAACTAATTATGGACTGGAGATTATTCTTGATTCGATGATGACTCTCTTGTAACAATACAGAACTTCCAACTAACCTTGTGTCATGAATTGCTAACGCAGCTTGATGAGCTATAGTTTCTAAATACTTTATCTCTTCTTCAGAATATATATATACTTCTTTGTAATAAATATGGATTATGCCACTCAACCTTGATCTTATGTACAAAGGAACACATATAAAACTATTAATATCTTTGTTGATTTTAAAGAATTTTTCGAATCCTCTATCTCTTTTTGAAAAATAATAAACTTTTTCATCGCCGATTAAATTTAAGATTTCTGATTCATTCGGTTCAACTTCCACGTTTTTATTTCGTTTGTAAAAAGCTTTGTCTATTATTGCGTTTGTGTCCTCATCCATCAGAGATATTCCACATGCCTCTGCTTTCATCGCCTTTGCAGCATTTTTTGCAAGCAGTTTCATAAGATCATCTAGCTCATACTCTGATGTTAAGTATTCTGCTGCTTCAAAGACTGATTCAATTAGTTGTCTCTCTTCAGAATTTACATTATTGTCATCGGAGTTAATTCCCATAATTTTATTTATCAATTTTTTAGGATTATTTTTTACTTCTTGGGAGTCCAAAATCTCCGCAATCTCACCTTCATTCAATATTGCGATCTTATCAGCGATTCTCAAGGCATCTTCCCATTGTTTAGTTATGTAGATTACACTTTTACCTTCTTTTTTGTGTGTTCTTATCATATTGTGAAGATTCATCAATGAACTTAAAGAAATATTCTCAGCTGGTTCGTATAGAATCAGAACATCTGGATTAACAGAAAAAGCCCTCACAAAAGCCAAATTTTTCTTTTCTTCTAACGTGAGATCTCCTACTTTCATATACGGTGATAAGTTCAAATTATACTTTTTTAAAAGTTCCTCCACCGCTTTCTGGGTTTTTCTTTTAAAATAAAAAATCGATTGGTTCTTCTTATATGAAGTATCTAAAAACAAATTTTCTGAAACAGAGAGATTCTCTAATAATTTGAGATCTTGATCTACAAATTCTACTCCATGTTTTCTTAAATTGAGTATCCCCACCTTTACTAGTTCTCCCCTACATAACACATTTCCACTAACTTGAAATTTACCAGTTAGTCCATTTATAATAGCATTTTTCCCAGAGCCATCCTGTCCTAAAATACTAATAACTTCTGATTTTTGAATTTCTAAATTTATATTTTTTAGAACCTCATTTCCTTGGTCCTTGACAAAGAAATTTATAAATTTCAGAATTTTCTTTGACATTTATTATCACCACATTATCGAATAATTTCATTTTTTATTATATCAAATTTCATATTTATTAGAAAAACTAAGGATTTTCTTATTATTTGGCTTTATTTCCTTCTAATTAATTCTAACCTATTGTAATTGCTTTTAATCAGAGTTGACATAAAAATGAAAATATGATTAAATTTCTTTAGTAGTTCATCCTCAAGGGTGGGATGACAATATTTAATAAAAAATTTAATAATATGAGGTCATGAACGCCTTAGTATATCTAAAAAGATATATTAAGGCGTTTTTATTTAGAGTCATCCGCACGTTTAATTTTTTTAGTACATCTTCTATTTAAAACAAACAAAAATTGAAATGAAAAATAATGATTTCTGGAGGTGATTAATGATGTAATAAATTATTGATAAGTAAGAATTTAAAAAAAAACAAGAAGTATACTACCACAACAAAATTTAGTAGAGGAGGAAAAAGTATGAAAAAGTTTGTTTTCGTGTTATTTGTAAGCATCGTTTTTCTACCAGTGTTTCTTCATGCTTTTACGATAGGTTTGGTTTTAGGGAACATGGATAATCCATATTTTGTTACTATGGCTAATGCGGCTGAAGAACAAGCTAAGTTATTAGGAATAGATATTACAGTTCTTGATGCTAACTATGATAGTGCTACACAACATTCTCAAGTAGAAAATCTTCTTCAAAGAAATGTTGATGCAATCGTAATTAATCCAACAGATTCTAAAGCCTTAATTCCGGCAGCAGAGGCAGCATATGAAGCAGGTGTCCCTTTTGTGTGTATTGATCGAACAGTAGATAGTGAATTAATTTCTTTAGATATTGAATCAGATAACTACATGGCTGGAAAATTAGCTGCTGAATATGTGGCTGATAGATTGAATGGAAAAGGAAAAATTGCTATAATCTATGGGACTCCAGGTTTAAGTGTTATGAGAGAAAGAACCGATGGTTTTATGGACGAAATAAAAAAATATTCAAACATCGAAATAGTAGCTGAACAAAATGGAGATTTTAATATGGCAGATGGAATGGCCGCAGCTGAAGCTATTCTCACTGCTCATCCTCATGAGATTGATGCTATATATGCAGAAAATGATCCTATGGCCTTGGGAACTGTACAAGCTCTAAAAATGTTTAACTATGAAAAAGACGAGATATTCATAGTTGCTGTAGACGCCTCTCCCGCTGGGTTAGATGCAATGCAAAAAGGCGATTATATAGCCTTTGAAGCTGGACAACAGCCTCGAAAAATGACAGCAATGGCCGTAACAGCCGCTTATTTGTTAGCAGAAGATTTTAAAATAGAAACTCCAGATGGTTCAAAAAGATATTTCATGGAAGTTGTACCAGTAACTATAGATAACGTTGATGAATGGTTAGAAACATCAGTTGATGGCTGGCATTAATAATAATTATAACTGAAAGAGAGGAGTTTAAACTCCTCTCTTTGATAAACACATTAATAGCTACAAAAATGATTTATGTAGGAAATATACCTTTTTAATATAGTGAAACGGGGTGATATGTTTGGATGAAGATGTCATTTTAGAATTGATAAATATCGGAAAATCTTTTTCAAGCGTGAAAGTTTTAAAAAATATTAATTTAAAAATTAATAGAAATGAAATTCATGCTATAGTTGGAGAGAATGGGGCAGGCAAATCCACTTTAATGAAAATTATTTATGGTGAACATTCACCTACAGAAGGGACTTTAATAATAAATGGAGAAAAAAGAAATCATTACTCTCCGAGTGAAGCCTTACATGAAGGAATAGTAATGGTGCATCAAGAATCCAGTTTAGTTCCTACTTTGAGTGTCTATGAAAATATTTTTTTAGGAAGATGGAATTCTTCAAAAACAAATAAAAATTATCTAGTTAAGAAAAAGGAGTTAATATCCCTCACTCGAGAAATATTAAGAAAAATGGGAGTTTACCATATTTCTCCTGAAAAGCGAGTTTCTTCCTTAAGTATCGGAGATAAACAAATTGTAGAAATTGCTAAATCCTTGTCCTTTAATCCTAAAATACTAATTTTAGATGAACCAACAGCTGCCTTATCAATTGAAGAAACAAATATATTATTTTCTATTTTAAAAACTTTAAAGGAAAATGGAGTAACCATATTATATATTTCTCATAGATTAGAAGAAATATTTCAAATTGCAGAAAGAGTCACTGTACTCAGAAATGGCGAAATTGTTTACAACGACTTTGTAAATAAAATTAATATTAATGAATTAATTTCAAAAATGATCGGTAGAGAAATAACAAACAAGTATCCGGAGAAAATCAACAAAACTTCTGGGAAAATAGTTTTACAAGTGGTAGATTTAACCTCTTCGTATTTTAAAAAAATTACATTCGAGATCCATGAAGGAGAAATTTTAGGAATAAGTGGATTAATGGGATGTGGAAGTACCCAGATGGGTGAATCGCTTTTTGGTTTAAGAAAAATAAATGGTGGAAATATTCATTATTATGGTGAAAGATTTTTCCCTAAAAATCCATCAATTTGTATAAAACACGGTATTTTCTATGTTCCTGCTGATAGGCATTCATTAGGTTTGGTTTTAAAAAGAAGTGTTAAGGAAAATTATACTCTACCTAATCTTGATTTTTTTGCCAAATACGGAATTTTAAAAATCAACAAAGAAAAACAAGATTGTTATCGTACAATCAACCAGCTGAATATCAAAATTAGTAACTTGAATCAAAAAGTTGAAAACCTTAGTGGAGGAAATCAACAAAAATTGGTAATTGGTAAATGGATAGTTCGTCAGCCTAAATTGTTAATAATGGATGAACCAACACGAGGTGTAGATGTCGGAGCAAAATATGAAATATACAAGAAAATTTATGAATTATCTAGTAAAGGAATCGCCATTTTGTTGATTTCAACTGATATTGATGAAATTCACAATTTATGTGACAGAATCCTAGTAATGAGTGAAGGTAGAATTACTGGTACTCTGTATCCTGAAAATTCGACTAAAGAAGAGATATTAGCACTAGCCGTAAAAGGGAAAGAAGATATTAACTCTCAAGAATTCGAAGTAATAAACAATTAATGACATTTAAATAATAAAATATCAAAAAATTTCACATTAATAAAAACCCAGCTTTAAAGTTAAAATCCATTTTTTTACTATCAAAGAGAAGGAGAATCTAAAATGGAAAAAATACTATCAACCAAAAAAACAGCAAATAAAAATAAAATGAGCTCTCTTGAATTTTTAAGAAAATATGGTGTAATTTTTGGTTTAATTGGAGTTATCTTATTTTTTTCGGTTGCTGAAACAGAATATTTTTTTACCCTATCAAATTTTATGACAATATCTAAGCAATCAGCTGTTAATATCTTATTGGCATTAGGTGAGATGTTTGTAATATTAACTGCGGGTATCGACCTATCTGTAGGTTCTGTAGCAGGATTAGCTGGCGCTGTTTTTGCCGGGTCTACTCTTGCTAGCGGAGGGAATGTTTTGACTGGTGCTATAATGGCTTTAATCGCTGGAACTGCATTTGGCATCTTTAATGGCCTGGTCGTAACCTATGGAAAATTACCACCTTTTATAGCTACCCTCGCTACAATGTCAATAGGAAGAGGTCTTTTATTAATTTACACTAACGGTGCTCCTATCTGGGGACTCCCTGATTCTTTTGAATTTTTAGGACAGGGTTCTATTCTTGGAATACCTACTCCTTTTATAGTAATTATCTTAGCTACCTTCTGTGTTTGGTTTATTCAATCTTACACAACTTTTGGAAGAAGTGTCTATGCTACTGGAGGTAATATTCAAGCAGCATATGCTTCAGGAATAAAAGTCAAACTAATTTTGATTTCTGTATTTGCTTTAAGCTCCTTTTTCGCAGCATTCGGAGGTATGCTAATGACTTCACGATTAGGGAGTGCTCAACCCAATGCAGGACAAGGTTATGAACTCGATGCTATCGCTGCAGTGGTAGTAGGTGGAACAAGCTTATTCGGTGGAGAAGGTTGGGTAATAGGAACCCTTCTAGGGGGGTTATTGATGGGAATTTTAAATAATGGTATGGCTATTATGAATGTTTCACCCTATATACAGCAAGTAGTAAAAGGGCTTGTAATTCTAGTAGCTGTTTTACCATCTACAATAACTAAAAAATTTTGGAGTGAATAATAATACAATATAATTTTCAATTCATAGAGGAAAATCCAAAGGAGGTTTAAATCTATGTTGGACAAAGAAACATATGAAAAAGTCAAAAAGAAAAGTTTAGAACTTTTTGAGAAAGCAGGTATCGCTCTAAGAGAAGATGAAAAGGAAAATATAGAGATCGTTGATGGAGGATTAGGAAATGTCGAAGAACTAGGTCTTGAAATTGTTACCTATGTAAATACCGATAGATACTGTGCTAAAGAAATGGTCCTTTTGCCTAATCAAACATGTCCTGAACATAAGCATCCACCTCATGATAGAGATATTGGAAAAGAAGAAACCTTCAGGTGCAGATATGGTAAAGTATTTCTTTTCGTTGAGGGAGAAAAGAACACTTGGCATGTACAACCACCAAATGAATATTTCACAGCACCTCATGAAATAATTTTAAACCCAGCAGAACAATACACCATACCTCCAAATACACTACATTGGTTCAAGGCTGGAGAAGAAGGTGCCGTTATTTCAGAATTTTCTTCTCACAGTGACGATGCAACTGATATATTTACAGATCCAAACTTTAAAAGAATTTGAAAAGAGGTAATAGAATGGGCATAAAAGAGTTGAGACTCTCACGTGTTTTGAATCCAGAAAGCGGAAAATCAGTTATTATTCCCATAGATCACGGGCTGGTGATGGGAAATGTTTCGGGACTACAAAATCCTGTTAAAACTTTGGAAAAGCTAATAAATATAGGAATAGATGGAACGTTGATAAGCCCAGGTATATCAAAGATAACAACTGATCTTTTTACTTCAAAAGATGCTCCTGGTAGAATTTTAACTATGGATTTACCCTTACCTTCGACGATTCCTGGAGGTAGCGGCGATACGATTGGACATAAACTAATAGCTGATATTCAATTTGCCATAAGATATGCTTTTGATGTAGTCAAAGTCTTACTGCCTTGGGGAGAAAAAGAAAATATCCAGATGGAGAGTATAGAAGTTGTGGAAAAGGTAGCCAATGAGTGCGACAAATGGAATATACCGCTCATGGTTGAACCTGTCTTATGGGGCAATAGCATACCAAAAGAGAAGAAGAATGATCCTGAGCTTATAGAACATGCCTCACGAATGGCACTTGAATTTGGAGCAGATATATTGAAGATTCCATATACAGACGATGAAACTGAATTTAAAGAATTAGTTAATAATTTAAAAGTACCCGTTTTTGTTCTTGGTGGCCCTAAAATGAATAACATAGAAGGTGTTATTAAGGTAGCAAAAGAATCTATCAAGGCAGGAGCAAAAGGAATAGTATTCGGAAGAAATGTTTGGCAAAATCCCAAAATGGAATCTCTCATCATGGGATTAAAAGAGATAGTCCATAATAATGCCAATGTTGAAGAAGTAATCAAAAAATATAACTTAGCATAGTCAGATGAAACTATCCCTCTTTAATAAAAAAGGAGAACCCAAAAAATGGAAAGAAAAGGAATCACAATTGGAGGAATAATAGTTTTTGACTATATCAAAATTGTTGATACTTATCCAAAAGTAGGACGTTTAGCCAATATTTTAAACATAGAGTATTCTGTGGGAGGAGCTGTTCCCAATACTTTAATAGACTTAGCAAAGATGGATAAAAGTTTATCCCTTCAAGCAATCGGGGTAGTTGGGAATGATAAGCTGGGAGAATACGTTTTAAAAGTATTAAAAGAAAATAATATAAATACTGAAATGGTTTTTCAACAAAATGAGGTAGGGACTTCTTTCACCGACGATATGATCGTTGAATCAACAGGGGAAAGGACATTCTTTCACTATCGAGGTGCAAACTCTCTACTTGATATTACTCATTTTGACTTTGATAGAATCAACTCTAAAATATTACATGTT harbors:
- a CDS encoding class I fructose-bisphosphate aldolase, producing the protein MGIKELRLSRVLNPESGKSVIIPIDHGLVMGNVSGLQNPVKTLEKLINIGIDGTLISPGISKITTDLFTSKDAPGRILTMDLPLPSTIPGGSGDTIGHKLIADIQFAIRYAFDVVKVLLPWGEKENIQMESIEVVEKVANECDKWNIPLMVEPVLWGNSIPKEKKNDPELIEHASRMALEFGADILKIPYTDDETEFKELVNNLKVPVFVLGGPKMNNIEGVIKVAKESIKAGAKGIVFGRNVWQNPKMESLIMGLKEIVHNNANVEEVIKKYNLA
- a CDS encoding D-lyxose/D-mannose family sugar isomerase: MLDKETYEKVKKKSLELFEKAGIALREDEKENIEIVDGGLGNVEELGLEIVTYVNTDRYCAKEMVLLPNQTCPEHKHPPHDRDIGKEETFRCRYGKVFLFVEGEKNTWHVQPPNEYFTAPHEIILNPAEQYTIPPNTLHWFKAGEEGAVISEFSSHSDDATDIFTDPNFKRI